From Labrus bergylta chromosome 22, fLabBer1.1, whole genome shotgun sequence, one genomic window encodes:
- the LOC110003088 gene encoding uncharacterized protein gives MPKMHFSPPLVEGTKRCNKLLSYQEVCKMTALTVKEMEYFEETIARLAAAEFFEIKPCPKCRTHVERTDLSNLCVHCTICTADQKKIYYFCWLCQREWKGPGPRSDHCENDGCINKDLQLLQTCKTISLPAVEGVTDCPSVRACPKCGLSVEHSSQYCKNINCPRCHIEFCFVCLKLKLECNKTSSPYKICPSGVAPRQTSIPVWQRK, from the exons ATGCCAAAGATG CATTTTTCTCCACCATTGGTGGAAGGTACCAAACGGTGCAATAAACTGTTGTCGTACCAGGAGGTTTGCAAAATGACGGCTTTGACTGTTAAGGAAATGGAGTACTTTGAAGAGACTATTGCCCGTCTGGCTGCTGCAGAATTCTTTGAAATTAAGCCA TGCCCAAAGTGCAGAACACATGTGGAGAGGACAGATCTCTCCAACCTGTGTGTGCACTGCACCATCTGTACAGCCGATCAGAAGAAGATATACTATTTCTGCTGGCTGTGTCAGAGGGAGTGGAAAGGTCCAGGCCCCAGATCTGACCACTGCGAAAATGACGGCTGCATCAACAAGGACCTTCAACTTCTGCAGACGTGTAAGACCATCAGTCTGCCTGCTGTGGAGGGGGTCACTGATTGTCCGTCAGTGCGAGCCTGTCCTAAATGTGGCCTGAGTGTGGAACACAGTTCACAATACTGCAAAAACATCAACTGCCCTCGCTGTCACATTGAGTTCTGTTTTGTCTGTCTGAAACTAAAGCTTGAGTGTAACAAAACAAGTTCTCCATACAAAATCTGTCCCAGTGGTGTGGCCCCAAGACAGACCTCCATCCCTGTGTGGCAGAGGAAATGA